atatacagaatacatcatgagagaagctgggctggatgaagcacaagctggaatcaagattgccgggagaaatatcaataacctcagatatgcagatgacatcacacttagggcagaaagagaagaactaaagagcctcttgatgaaggcaaaagaggagagtgaaaaagttggcttaaaactcaacattcggaaaactaagatcatggcatctggtcccatcacttcatggcaaatagatggggaaacagtggaaacactgagagactttattttggggggctccaaagtcattgcagaaGCCGTGTGcgtccatgaaattaaaagacgcttgctcttcgGAAGAAAAATTacgacctacctagacagcatgttaaaaagcagagacattactttgccaacaaaggtccgtctagtcaaagctatggtttttccagtagtcatgtatggatgtgagagttggactataaagaaagctgagcactgaagaattgatgctttggaactgcggTGTTGtagaaaactcttgagtcccttggaccgcatggagatccaaccagtccatactaaaggaaatcagtcctgaatattcattgaaagaactgatggtgaagctgaaactccaatactgtggccacctgatgcaaagggctgactcattggaaaagaccctgatgctgggaaagattgagggtgggaggagaaggagatggcagaggatgagatggttggatggcatcactgactcagtggacatgagtttgagtaaactctgtgagttgggtgatggacagggaggcctggcgtgctgcagtccatggggttgcaaagagtcagagacgactgagtgaatgaactgaactgaactgtactgacatCCATGTAGAGGAAGCCTGCTGCTGTTACAGTACAGATCTGTGCATCTGTTCTTAATAGTTCTCTGTCACTGCTTTTCCTGGTTGTATTGAGAAGGCCTCTGTGGTCATGAATCAGATTCTCACAGGCCTGCTGTCTTTCTGCCCACCGGCTCTGTTGTACCTGCTGTCTGTTGTCGCTCGGGACCCTGCTCTTCAGTGACCTCTCACTCTGTGGAGGGTTTGTTCGTGGGTAGACAGGCTCGAGGGGCCCGGTGACTGAGCCCCTTCTCCCTGCTCTTCAGGTCGCCCTCGGAGTCCAGCTCCGAATCCCGCTCCCGTTCCCGCTCCCCGACCCCTGGCCGGGAGGAGAAGATCACGTTCATCACCAGTTTCGGGGGCAGTGATGAGGAGGCGGCCGCAGCCGCAGCTGCAGCAGCTGCATCAGGGGctgccacagggaagcccccggCGCCTCCCCAGCCCGGCGGCCCCGCACCGGGACGTAATGCCAGTGCCCGGTCTGTAACGCTCACGCTGCCCGCCCTACACCCCAGGCACCGTGGGGGGGACTCGGGGCAGCGGGGGGCCACGGCCCGGGCTGGCGCTGACCGCCCCCCATGCCCGCCTGCAGCCGccgctcctccacctcctcctcctcctcctccgcctcGAGGACCTCCAGTTCCCGCTCccgctccagctccagctcccgCTCCCGCCGGGGCGGGGGCTACTACCGCTCCGGCCGCCACGCCCGTTCTCGCTCCCGGTCCTGGTCGCGCTCCCGGTCCCGCTCCCGGCGCTATTCTCGCTCCCGCAGCCGTGGCCGGCGGCACTCAGGTGGGGGCTCCCGAGACGGACACCGCTACTCCCGCTCGCCGGCCCGGCGCGGCGGTTACGGACCCCGGCGCAGAAGCAGGTGCGTGGGGCGGGGGCCCCATCTGGGTGAGACCCAGGCTCTGTGAGGGAGCTGTGGGGTTGGTGGGATGGTGGTCATCCCAGATGTGGTGCCAGTGGGGAGCCAGTGGGTGGGAGACTGGACTATGCTTGTTCCAGGGGCTCCCTGGGTGTTTACAGCAGCTGCCTGGTAGGATCAGGGTGCCCCgaggggagggcagggtgtgATGTAAGAACTTCTGGTGGGGCAGGAATACCGTCCTGGGAGACAGGAGCATCCCTCCTGCCCTTTCCCAGGGGTCAGGGCTGCCCATGGAGGGACAGCACGACCTGCTGGGTGAGAGCGGGACTTCAAAGCAGCCGGCCGGCTGAGGAGTCTGGCCCTACTGCTGAGCTGTTGGGGCCTCTTCATCTGTAGAAGAAATAGAATCATTGCGTCTCCTCCATTGAGTGCAAAGCTGTGACAAACTCTACTTGAGTGCTTCGTCCAGAGCCTAGCACTTGATGAGTGCTCTTGTTGTCGACAGCGTTATTACCTGTTATTGTTGTGGGGATCTCAGTGTCAGCTACCCACGAGGTCTGGCAGGTAAAATCGAGGCACCCCATGGGCCTGGTGACCTGGGAGCGCACTTCCCCTCTGCTGGGGTTGTAGGCCACTCAGTGGCGGGTGTGGCGTGCCCAGTTTTTTGATTTTTCCAGAGAAACTGAGTTGGATGTTTAAAAGACAGCTCTTGTTTTCTCGATATTGCTGACAAAACCTGGGACAGTTCCCCAGAGTCAGTGTGTGATGTTGGTTTGGCATCTAGATCATTGCCTGGAGCCTGCCCCAGGGCAATGGCAGGAGACAGGCTAGGGGTCAGAGAGGGGCCTGGTCACCCTGAGGAGGGGCCCTTGCTGAGGAGTCCCCACGTCTTGAGCAGAGAGAGGATTGGGCTTACGTATTCCCAGACTGGATTCTGTGGGTCTGGGTCGCAGGCGTGTGGGGAGGATTGAGGGGTCGTCCCCACTGGTGGCGAGACCCTAGGCCTGGCAAGGTGAGGAGGTGAGCATCCAAAGGGGGGTCACCAGGCAAGTCCTGCCCTCCCAGAGATCACCTCGCAGGGAAATGGGCACACAGGTGTCTAGTGAGACATGAAGCGCTGTTCTAGGCGAGTGTGTTGAGGACAGTCTCTGTTTAGAGACCAGGGAGGCCAGGGAGGATGTCTGAGGAAAGCAGCGGGAGGAACTTGGAGACAGACAGACCACAGGGCCTCTTGGAGGCGTGTAGATTCAGTGCCAGGGTGGGGGCGGCGCTCGGGGGTTCCCCGGAGTCTCATGGCTTCCCTCCTGCTCTGCGGCGCCCCCAGGAGCCGCTCCCGCTCCGGGGACCGGTACCGGCGGGGCGGCCGGGGCCCCCGGCACcatagcagcagccgcagcagctggTCCCTCAGCCCATCCCGAAGTCGCAGCCTGACTCGCAGCCGCAGCCCTAGCCTCAGCCGCAGCCGCAGCCTGAGCCGCAGCCGTAGCCGCAGCCGCAGCCAGAGTCACTCTCCATCGCCGCCGAGGGAGAAGCTGAGCAGGCCGGCAGCGTCCCCCGCTGTGGGCGAGAAGCTGAAAAAGTGAGTGGGGCTAGGGCTGGGGGACGGAGGTGAGGGGGCGCCCCAGTGTTGTGTTTCAAAAGGAACTTGGTCCTGCCCTGGGGGGTCTGcccttggtgggggtgggggtactgAGGAGTCCCAGCCTTGCCTTGGGTGAAGGGTCAGAGGGGGTCACGACCCTGCCCTGCAGGATCCAGGAGGCATGTGGTTTCCACCTGGGGGTGTTTGGGGCACACGGCCTTTGCTGTCTGGTCTGAGGGCAGTGCTGAGGCCACGTGGGATTGGAGGTGGCAGCTACTTTTTCTTCCTCCCAGGACCGAACCTGCCGCTGGTAAAGAGACAGGAGCTGCCAAAGTCAGTAAGAATTTGGAACTCGCCCGTCTAATTCCCGCCAGCAGCAGTGCCCGAGAGCTGGGCCCGGTGGGCCTGCAGGGGGGCCCGGGTGGGCCAGGAGATCCAGCCCCAGGGATTAAGATCCGTGCCCCGTTCCCCCTTTCCTGTGTCCACTGGGGCTCCCAGACCCTCGTGGCTGGTCTCCGCAGCCTGCCCGTCCTCCGCTCCTGCCCCCGCCAGTCCCAGACTTTGGATGAGGTGGGTTGTGGGAGCTCCGGGATACCCACCCGCTCTCCTGCctcttctcccccttccccagcccaagCTGAAGCCGCAGGAGAAGCTTAAGCTGAGGATGCAGAAGGCACTCAACAGGCAGTGTACGTCCTGGCCCCGCCCCTCCAGGGCTCCcctgctccttctcctccccgTCTGGCTGGGGAAGGCCCTGCTGTCTCCCAACAGGAGGCTCTTGGGAGGAGCGGGTGTGTACCCGCCCTGTGGCTGCCAGGTCCAGGGCCTCTCTGAGCTCAGCCTCTACCTGCTCATCCCCTGTGCCCTCTCCCCACAGTCAAGGCGGATAAGAAGGCGGCGCAGGAGAAGATGATCCAGCAGGAGCACGAGCGCCAGGTATGGGGCTGGGAGGGCACAGGGCCCACGCGGGGCGCAGCCCGGCCCCGCCCTCACCACCACCTCTGCTGCAGGAGCGGGAAGACGAGCTGCGCGCCATGGCCCGCAAGATCCGCATGAAGTAAGACTGCCCCCAGCCTGCCTCCGGGTGGTCCTGTGTTCCCCACCACCAGCCCGACCCAGAGCTCTGACCAGGCCCTCCGGGTGGAGAACAGTCAAAGCCTTCTCCGGACCTTCGTGTCCTTCCCGCCTCACAGCTCCACCAGCCTCCAGCtggggttgcctttccttctctctcccagaTAACCACCCACTGTTCCCCAAGGCTGCTCTCGGGTCCTTCCTTACTGTCCTCTGTGGAATAGCACCCCCAAAAGCACCGTCCTCCAGCCCGCCCCTTCATAGCGCTCGTCTCCTCGGCATCCTAGCGTCCTGTCTGTGTCCTTACTCGCTCTTGCTGGCGTCCCCACTGAGAAGTTGGGTCTGGCTGCCAGGCTTCTGCTGTGTGCTCAGCCCCCAGAACCCTGGTGCTCATAAATGCTGAGGGCTGGATGCAGGCCAGCCCTGCGCTGGGAGCCTGGGCTTCGCCCCCCTTCCTTTCTGCTCCTCTCCTCGCCTGACTCTTCTGCAGAGCTGAGTGGCCCAGAGCCTGGTTCAGACAAACCTGGGGTTTAATCCAAGCTCCGCTTctctctgactctgtggccctggGGTGGGTGCTCGTCCATACTGTGAACAGTCCTTGGCGCCAGCTGTACAGGGTAACTGAGGAGTCAGTGCCCTTAGAGCGTCAGCCTGTGTGGGGCCcgtgagcagagctggaggctATAGTGCTTGGTGTTGGCAACGAGGGGAGTCAGTCAGTTGAGAGCTGTGTCACCTGTACTTATTTCTCTTTCTACCCTGTATTTGCTGTGGGTCCTTGGACAAGtaccttaacctctctgagccaggATTCGTTATGTGAGGTAGATGCAATAAGGCAGCCACCTCTGGAATCCCACTGTAAGGCTCCTGGCACATGGGAAGGCTTGATGGCTGGAGCTACTGATACTGGTTGGTTGTTTATTACACACCCATCACACGGGTGCATCAGGAGGTGGGGAGCATAGTGCGTAGGGACTCGGCATTCTAGTCAGTCAGGCCCAGCTTCTGATCCTACCTCACCTTTGCTGCCCCCTAGCTGTGGGCCTTTCTcctgtctgagcctcagtgtgctcatctgttaaatggggatgAAATGAGATGTCCCATCTCATAGGCTTGTGGACAGGATTTTATGTGATCAGGGCCAGGCGCTACAGCACTCAATTAATGCATCCGTTGGggtggcactcaataaatgcagCCCTTGGAATAGCAAAGCAAATCCCGGTCATTCTGACAAAGGCCAGATAAGCACTTAGCGTGTAAGTCCCTTTGTTCAGAGGCTGCGCCTGGAGCATGACAGGAAACGATCCAGCCCTCAGCAAACCTTTCATCGGGTGGTAGACTGGGATTCAGCTGCCGGCCAGTGTCCCCTGTCTGAGCTCAGTGCTCTTGTTTCCAGGTGGGGAAAGGAGCAGGACCTGCCCCTTGGCTAACTTTTCCACTTGACCTGGCAGGCGACCCAGCTGGCCCTCGAGTTCAGTATTCTCACCTCTTACCCTGGCTCGCCTCTCCCTGCAGGGAACGGGAGCGccgagagaaggagagagaggagtggGAACGCCAGTACAGCCGGCAGAGCCGCTCGCCCTCCCCCCGCTACAGTGAGTGTGCCCCAGCCACCCTCCCCCGCTACAGTGAGTGTGCCCCGGCCACCCTCCCCTGCTACAGTGAGTCTGCCCCGGTGGCCCTCGCCCTCTACAGTGAGTGTGCCCCGGTCACCCTTGCCCTCTACAGTGAATGCGCCCCGGTGGCCCTCCCCCCGCTACAGCTAGTGCCTCTCTGGTCGCTGGGTTAAGAGAGCTGGGCTGGAGGCTCTGGGACATTAAAAAGAGATGTCAGAACTGGGTTACAGAAAGCCGCGGTACACCTTCCACATCAGCCTTCAGTAAACTGGAACGTTTAAGCTGTACACACGACACACAGTGCTTCAGTCCCCAGGGAACTGCAGGAGTTGGAAGAGCTTCGTAGCACGTGGGTGTGGGCGAGGGGCAGGCAGTGTCCTGCTCTTCTCACCTGCACTCCTGTGCCCTTTCTTTCCAGGTCGAGAATACAGTTCTTCTCGAAGGTAAGCAGGCAGGCCCTGTACCCCGGGCAGTCACTGTTGTCCTCTGGTGGGAGGTCCCAGTCCTGGTTCCCCCATCCTTGCCCTGGCCCCCCTGCAGTCATCAGAGCTGCCCAAGGCCTGGCCGCATGCTGCACGCAGCTGATTTCTGCGTCACTGAAGCCCCAATGGTCCCATGTGGGTGGCTGTGTGTGCACCTGCCCACACGGCTGGGCTCCCTGCTTCCTGCCCAAACCCTCACGGGGCCTCTCTCCCCGCTTCTCCCTCCAGACGGTCGAGGTCCAGATCCCGAAGCCCCCACTACCGACATTAGGCAGAAGCGTGGGCAGGCAGAGATGAGGTGGGGGGACAAGGGCTCGAGCTGTGATGCTGCTGGTTTCTCTAATAAAGTCACACATTATTTAATTCCCTTCCCCTGGTCTCCTGTTTTTGTCTGTGTGGTCAGTGCAGGGCCCCCAAACCCCGGTGCCCACCAACCGAGGCCAGTGGGGGAAGGTGCTTGGTGGCTTCAGGGAACAGGCGCCAGTGTGACCTGGTGGGGAGTCCCGCCCACATCTGGGCACTGGAACATGGCTCCTTGGTAATCAGAACTGCTGCTCCTGCCACACTCAGGGCCCGGGTGCCATGTGGTGGGAAAAGGGCTGAGCACCCCGCCTGTGGAGGATGGGCCAGGACTTTGCCCAGGGGCCTCTGGTGACAGGTCCAGGCCTCTCCCCGCCCTCGCCTCGGCCCCTGCCCTGGCCTCGCCCACACCAGGAACCGGGAGCACAGCTTTCTGTGCCAGTACTGTGGTGCCCCGGGCGCTGGGGGCCAGCCTCTCCCCTTACCCCATCGTTCCAAACCGGTCTGTCCAGCTGTCCACCCCAAGGAGGGAAgcctcccaccccagctcagaCACCCCAAGAAAACCAGAGTCCAAACACATGTAGCTGCGGGCAGGCTTTACTCATGGGCTGGGGGGAAGGATAGGAGGTCACAAAGGTGGGTAATCGTAGTGCCCTGGACGGCAGGGGGGCATCCCTCTGCTCAGGCGTCCCCAGCCATCTCGGGGTGCTTCTGCCGCAGGTGCTTGTCCAGGGTGGCCCGCAGGCCGAAGGGCACGCAGCAGTGGGGGCACGCGAAGCGGGGCCCGCTGGGCCCCAGGCCGTGCATGCGGCGGTGGCGGTTGAGCTTGCTGCTCTGGGCGCAGGCGTAGGAGCAGAGCTCGCAGGCGTAGGGCCGCTCGCCTGTGTGTGAGCGCCGGTGCACCGTCAGGTTGCTGCTGTTCGTGAAATGCTTCCCGCAGAACTCGCAGCTgcccccaggccccggcccccGGTTCTTGCCCGCTGGCTTCAGCGGCTTCTTGGGTGACGTCTTCTGGTTCTTCTCCGGGTCCGTTCTTTGCTCCTTAGTTTCAGGGCCCCAGACGTCCCCACCAGGGCCTGCCTGAGCCCCGCCGCCAGGAGCCCCGGGTTCCTGGACCCCTGCCATGGCGGctgccccagccccctctcctcctctgcacGGGAGGACGCTGGCAGGGGCTGCGGCATGGGCGGCGGGCTCGGGAGGGGCGGTGGAGGCCTGCTCCTGGCCAGTGTCGGCCAGGCAGGGGCTATGGGGCTGCAGCTGCCGGTGGGTCTTCTTGTGGCGGTTGAGCTTGCTGCTCTGGGCGCAGGCGTAGGGACACTGGTCGCAGGCGTAGGGCCGCTCGCCTGTGTGCGAGCGCATGTGCACTTTGAGGTTGCTAAAGGAGCTGAGGGTCTTCTTACACACGGGGCAGGTGGGGCTCCGCCGGGTCGACCCCACCCGGGAGCCCTTGACCTCAGCTTCGGGCCCCACCACCGACGACACGGCCGACACGGCCACGGCCACCTCAGCCAGGCCCAGCAGTGGGGCCTCGGGGGACTCAGGTTCCGTCTGGTAGATGGACAGTCCATGGTCCCACTGGGCATGGCGCAGCAGTTTCCAGGCTCCCGTGAACTGTCGGCCACAGCGGAGGCAGTTCAAGGCCTTCAGGTCCTCACGTTCTGCAGAGGGGAGAAGGGCCAGGAAGCAGTGTGACTGGCTAGTCGGAGCAGCTGCAGTTCACAGCTGCCAGCTGGACATGAGGTGGGAGAGGCTCTGGTCCAGCAGCTGAGAGGCAGCAGAAGAGGccaggccccctgccctcccGGGGGGAAGGTGTGCAGAGAGCGGGGCGGACAGATAGGGAGCAAGGAAAATCCATGCAGTAAATGAGTCCCTGGGGACTCCCTCTGTGTTTGAAAAGTCTTCAAGAAAAGGTTAAAAGAGGAGAGGGATGGATAGAGGAGTGCTAGCTTatattggggtcacaaagggctgaCCTAATTAGGCCTCCTGGGCACCTGCCACCCGAAGCGCCCTCTTAAAATTTTCCTTAGAAGAGAAGAGTTTCATTTTCCggatgggaagactgaggcaaAGAGACCTTTCCCTAAGGTTACAGTTAGGAAGGGATTTCAATCCAGAAATCCCAGGGagtgggagagagaggaaaatttttttaggaaaaatgaTTGGTTTACTCGTAAAAACAGCTCTTGATAACCGGATGTCTCTGCCAGGCCCCATATACTTGGGTTCCATCCAtgatccccttttcctgccttagaGACAGGGGTGCCAAGGTTTAAATGGGGAGAAGGTTTAGCAGTCACCGTTTTCTTTTGACCCTCAGGTACTATTAGTAACGTACTTCCAGATCCTTTTGCCTTTATGTTTTGGATGGGGGCGGCTTTCCCGATGCACAGGTCAGGAGCACAGGTGGGGGTTGGACAGGGTGAGCCTGTCCTGACTTCCAGTTGGTTCCCCTGCcccctagctgtgtgaccttgggcaagaaatacacatctctgagcctcagtttcctcatttgctaGAATATGGGCATCCTAGGGGTCCTCTCCCTTTTAGATTTGCTGTGACCTCAGATGGAGAATAGCTGAGAGTTCTGGTCCATCAAGCCCTCTATAAGCAttaactgttgtttagtcactaagtcttcgcgaccacatggactataacccactaggctcctctgtccctgggatttcccagacaagaatactggagtgagtagccattcccctctccaggggatcttctggacctaggGATCAATCTAACCACATctccttggcaggcggattctttatcactgagccacctgggaagcccatcagtgTCTACAATTCTCCCAAGCCCAAGCACCTTGGAGTGTTTTGTTCCCATGATCCCATCACAGCCCCACCCTTGCCCACCGGGCCAGCCTCCGTGCTGCAATCAAaatcccccctccccctctcacTGCAGGACCCTCTCCCTGGCCCAGCCCTGAATATAATTCCATTTCTCATAAATCCCAGGGGCACATGGCACAGGGGCTAGAAATCCAGAGCTTCACAATCGATGCTGACCAAAAGCTCAGCTCGCCAGACATCTAGTACCAAGTTAAGGGTTTTAATTCCTACCCACGGCTGGGAGCCCAGGTATCCAGACACCCAGGACCTGGCTGAAAACAGGGGCGTGCCAGGCTGGGAGATTCCATCAGGGAGGGAGGCCAGAAGCCCCTTCCCCAACTCCAAGCAAATGCCCAGCACCTCGATGAGAAGTGATCATTAAATGGAAGGGGGTGACAACACCCCCAGTCCAGCTGGCCtcggctcccctcccccaggctgctGCCCTCCCCAGAGGTCCCCCCTACTGCCACACTGGTCCAGCCACCTGGCCAGTTATTTCTGGCCAAGGGGAAGGAGAAGTGAAACCAGATTGGGGGTGTGTGTATGGCAAATCCCCAGACCAGTCTTCTGGGGCTGGCCACACCCTGTGGGtggccctcctcccctgcccagccccgcccccacctACCCCCCTCACCACTACTAGTCTCAGCCCTAGGACAGGGCAGGCCCTGGCCACGCCTAGGCTGCACCCGGTGGGGAGCCAGAAAGGGGAAGTAGTGCTCACTGCCCCGCCTGTCCAGCTCAGCCCCTCTCCCACAGGAAGCCGGGCCCTTGAACTTGAGACCGGTGACTGCATCCCGGCTCTACTCACCTGAGccctggcaggggctggggccTCTTAAGAGCTGACAGCCCAGCTTCTTGTGGTCCATGAAAGCAGTGATGGCCTCCAACGGGAAGGTCTGCAGGCAGCGGCCGCAGGTCAACAGATCTGGATGTTTGTCGGTCCACGGCTGGCGGT
Above is a genomic segment from Ovis canadensis isolate MfBH-ARS-UI-01 breed Bighorn chromosome 14, ARS-UI_OviCan_v2, whole genome shotgun sequence containing:
- the CLASRP gene encoding CLK4-associating serine/arginine rich protein, with the protein product MWHEARKHERKLRGMMVDYKKRAERRREYYEKIKKDPAQFLQVHGRACKVHLDSAVALAAESPVNMMPWQGDTNNMIDRFDVRAHLDHIPDYTPPLLTTISPEQESDERKCNYERYRGLVQNDFAGISEEQCLYQIYIDELYGGLQRPSEDEKKKLAEKKASIGYTYEDSTVAEVEKVTEKPEEEESPAEEESNSDEDEVIPDIDVEVDVDELNQEQVADLNKQATTYGMADGDFVRMLRKDKEEAEAIKHAKALEEEKAMYSGRRSRRQRREFREKRLRGRKISPPSYARRDSPTYDPYKRSPSESSSESRSRSRSPTPGREEKITFITSFGGSDEEAAAAAAAAAASGAATGKPPAPPQPGGPAPGRNASARRRSSTSSSSSSASRTSSSRSRSSSSSRSRRGGGYYRSGRHARSRSRSWSRSRSRSRRYSRSRSRGRRHSGGGSRDGHRYSRSPARRGGYGPRRRSRSRSRSGDRYRRGGRGPRHHSSSRSSWSLSPSRSRSLTRSRSPSLSRSRSLSRSRSRSRSQSHSPSPPREKLSRPAASPAVGEKLKKTEPAAGKETGAAKPKLKPQEKLKLRMQKALNRQFKADKKAAQEKMIQQEHERQEREDELRAMARKIRMKERERREKEREEWERQYSRQSRSPSPRYSREYSSSRRRSRSRSRSPHYRH
- the ZNF296 gene encoding zinc finger protein 296; the encoded protein is MSRRKAGCMPRRIEPSPAANSDDEMEMRDLVIDVKPEPDPRPLQAPGLGPFTPKEVPAPERFESEPRHCAGPVPAGGLIHALSLSNQCSPWTPLSLSPHDRQPWTDKHPDLLTCGRCLQTFPLEAITAFMDHKKLGCQLLRGPSPCQGSEREDLKALNCLRCGRQFTGAWKLLRHAQWDHGLSIYQTEPESPEAPLLGLAEVAVAVSAVSSVVGPEAEVKGSRVGSTRRSPTCPVCKKTLSSFSNLKVHMRSHTGERPYACDQCPYACAQSSKLNRHKKTHRQLQPHSPCLADTGQEQASTAPPEPAAHAAAPASVLPCRGGEGAGAAAMAGVQEPGAPGGGAQAGPGGDVWGPETKEQRTDPEKNQKTSPKKPLKPAGKNRGPGPGGSCEFCGKHFTNSSNLTVHRRSHTGERPYACELCSYACAQSSKLNRHRRMHGLGPSGPRFACPHCCVPFGLRATLDKHLRQKHPEMAGDA